In Brevibacillus brevis, a genomic segment contains:
- a CDS encoding fructose-specific PTS transporter subunit EIIC, which translates to MQSQIRIADLLRADTIVIPMESTTKDAALDELIDRLDQAGRLTSKEEMKAAILAREAQGSTGIGEGIAIPHAKTAAVKQPSICFGLSREGVDFDSLDGQKAHLFFMIAATADANQAHLETLALLSQMLMDDDVRAKLLQAQTGEEVLALLSHKEREMNGEEAVEEPAGNASAQDSADSRSAVKVVAVTACPTGIAHTYMAADSLAKKAAELGIALKVETNGSGGVKNRLTEQDIAEATAVIVAADKQVEMERFAGKNVIEVRVAEGIRNPEGLLERAVKQDGPVYQAKAGTRQQSSANESAPKQKRESYFYKHLMNGVSNMLPFVVGGGIIIALSFMFGIKASDPNDPSFNPLAKMLMDIGGGSAFALMIPVLAGFIAMSIADRPGFAPGMVGGMLATSAGAGFLGGLIAGFLAGYVVVLLRKALAWLPASLEGIKPMLLYPLLGILITGVVMIYVVSGPVAAINAALGEWLKNMNSGNAILLGLVLGAMMSFDMGGPLNKAAFTFGIAMIAEGTYTPHAAIMAAGMTPPLGIALATTLFKKKFTAEERQAGKTAYVLGATFITEGAIPFAAADPTRVIPSIMVGSAVAGGLSMFFGCTLPAPHGGLFVLPVVGHAGLYVVSILVGTVVTALMLRMLKKDVSE; encoded by the coding sequence ATGCAAAGTCAAATTCGTATCGCAGACTTGCTGCGAGCAGACACGATCGTCATTCCGATGGAGTCGACGACCAAAGATGCGGCTCTGGATGAGTTGATCGACCGCCTGGATCAGGCGGGCAGGCTGACCAGCAAGGAAGAAATGAAAGCGGCTATTCTCGCGCGGGAAGCACAAGGCTCGACGGGAATCGGGGAAGGCATCGCTATTCCGCACGCAAAGACGGCCGCCGTGAAACAGCCAAGCATTTGCTTCGGCCTTTCGCGGGAAGGGGTCGATTTCGATTCGCTTGACGGACAGAAAGCCCATCTCTTTTTCATGATTGCGGCGACTGCCGATGCCAACCAGGCCCACCTGGAAACATTGGCGCTCCTCTCCCAAATGCTGATGGATGACGACGTGCGTGCAAAGCTGCTGCAAGCGCAGACGGGGGAAGAAGTATTGGCGCTCCTCTCCCACAAGGAGCGGGAAATGAACGGGGAAGAGGCTGTGGAAGAACCGGCAGGCAATGCCTCTGCCCAAGATTCGGCTGACTCCCGGTCCGCGGTGAAAGTCGTGGCGGTGACGGCGTGTCCGACCGGTATCGCCCATACGTACATGGCAGCAGATTCGCTGGCAAAAAAAGCAGCCGAGCTGGGCATTGCGTTGAAAGTGGAAACCAATGGCTCAGGCGGCGTGAAAAACCGGCTGACCGAGCAGGATATTGCCGAAGCGACAGCCGTCATCGTTGCTGCGGACAAACAGGTCGAGATGGAGCGGTTCGCTGGAAAGAACGTCATCGAAGTGCGTGTAGCCGAAGGGATCCGCAATCCGGAAGGCCTTCTCGAGCGCGCCGTCAAGCAAGACGGACCTGTCTATCAGGCGAAAGCCGGAACGCGTCAGCAATCGTCCGCGAATGAAAGCGCACCCAAACAAAAACGCGAGTCTTATTTCTACAAGCATCTCATGAACGGGGTATCAAACATGCTCCCGTTCGTCGTGGGCGGCGGGATTATCATCGCCTTGAGCTTCATGTTTGGCATCAAAGCATCCGATCCGAACGATCCGTCATTCAACCCGCTGGCAAAGATGTTGATGGACATCGGCGGAGGCAGCGCCTTCGCTCTGATGATTCCGGTGTTGGCCGGCTTTATCGCGATGAGCATCGCGGATCGTCCCGGTTTCGCTCCAGGGATGGTCGGGGGGATGCTAGCGACCTCCGCTGGTGCCGGTTTCCTCGGCGGTCTGATCGCCGGTTTTCTGGCCGGCTACGTTGTTGTGCTGCTGCGCAAAGCGCTGGCGTGGTTGCCGGCTTCGCTGGAAGGCATCAAGCCTATGCTGCTGTATCCGCTCCTGGGCATCCTGATTACCGGGGTCGTCATGATCTACGTCGTATCAGGGCCAGTGGCGGCGATCAATGCGGCTTTGGGTGAATGGCTGAAAAACATGAATTCGGGCAATGCCATCTTGCTCGGACTGGTTCTGGGAGCCATGATGTCCTTTGACATGGGCGGCCCGTTGAACAAAGCGGCGTTTACTTTTGGTATCGCGATGATCGCCGAAGGCACCTACACGCCCCACGCAGCGATCATGGCTGCGGGCATGACCCCGCCGCTCGGCATCGCGCTGGCTACCACATTGTTCAAGAAAAAGTTTACGGCGGAAGAGCGACAGGCAGGGAAAACCGCCTACGTCTTGGGAGCGACATTCATTACGGAAGGGGCTATTCCCTTCGCGGCAGCTGACCCGACCCGCGTCATTCCATCCATCATGGTAGGCTCGGCGGTAGCGGGCGGACTGTCCATGTTCTTTGGATGCACCTTGCCTGCGCCGCACGGAGGATTGTTCGTCCTCCCGGTAGTCGGCCATGCAGGATTGTACGTGGTGTCCATCCTCGTCGGCACGGTCGTCACCGCTTTGATGCTTCGCATGTTGAAGAAAGACGTTTCCGAATAA
- a CDS encoding HPr family phosphocarrier protein: MVAKTFVIQNPTGLHARPASLFVQKAASFPCDVQVIKGSKKVNGKSIMGLMALGAAKNDEITLEVTGEREQEALEELGKVLTHVHG, encoded by the coding sequence ATGGTAGCAAAAACTTTTGTCATTCAAAATCCGACGGGACTCCATGCACGTCCAGCCTCTTTGTTCGTACAGAAGGCAGCTTCGTTCCCGTGTGACGTTCAAGTCATCAAAGGCAGCAAAAAAGTCAACGGAAAAAGCATCATGGGTCTGATGGCGCTCGGAGCGGCCAAAAACGATGAAATTACGCTGGAGGTCACTGGCGAGCGTGAACAGGAAGCATTGGAAGAACTGGGGAAAGTCTTGACCCACGTTCACGGTTAA
- a CDS encoding GNAT family N-acetyltransferase produces MKYNLFTLDKHPEMASRFDDLNEVGWPTFMLYDEVAIQYYAQVVEYFPQFQFCITDESGTVMACCNSVPFYWDGTEEGLPAGWDHVFLKSIEDYQQGRKPNTVSALAIVIHPDYRGKGISSIMVKALKDLVKSHSIQHLFAPVRPSFKSKYPLTPMSQYVHWKTDDGVPFDPWIRTHLRVGGKMIKHAPESMIIKGTVAEWESWTNMKFPESGTYIVPGALVPVTVDVEKNEGRYVEPNIWIQHF; encoded by the coding sequence ATGAAATACAACCTTTTTACATTGGACAAGCATCCTGAAATGGCAAGCCGTTTTGATGATTTGAATGAAGTCGGTTGGCCGACGTTCATGTTATATGATGAAGTGGCGATCCAATATTATGCCCAGGTGGTAGAATACTTTCCGCAGTTCCAGTTTTGTATTACGGATGAAAGTGGGACCGTAATGGCTTGCTGCAATTCTGTGCCCTTTTATTGGGATGGAACAGAGGAAGGACTACCAGCCGGATGGGATCATGTATTTCTGAAAAGCATCGAAGATTACCAACAGGGAAGAAAGCCCAACACAGTATCTGCTCTTGCTATCGTGATCCATCCCGATTACCGTGGGAAGGGGATCAGCAGCATCATGGTAAAGGCTCTGAAAGATTTGGTTAAGAGCCACTCCATCCAACATCTGTTTGCGCCTGTAAGGCCTTCTTTTAAATCGAAGTATCCGCTGACTCCCATGAGCCAGTACGTCCATTGGAAAACGGATGACGGTGTTCCATTTGATCCCTGGATCCGGACTCATTTGCGAGTAGGGGGGAAAATGATCAAGCATGCTCCGGAATCCATGATCATTAAAGGAACGGTAGCAGAGTGGGAAAGCTGGACAAATATGAAGTTTCCTGAGTCGGGTACATATATTGTTCCAGGGGCCCTTGTTCCTGTTACCGTGGACGTTGAGAAGAATGAAGGACGTTATGTGGAACCCAATATCTGGATCCAACATTTCTAA
- a CDS encoding YitT family protein, translated as MEGTVPKTVHKKARKRRIVTRALTILIGALLVSVGLEIFLVPNKIIDGGVTGLSIMLSHLTGVRLGVFLFVLNLPFLIIGYNQIGKTFAISTLFGVAVMSLGTSLLIPVPSLTHDLLLSAVFGGIIVGIGVGLVIRAGGSLDGTEIVAILLTKKSPFSVGEVVMFFNIFILGSAGFIFGWDRAMYSLIAYYIAYKMIDLTMVGLEQSRSVYIISDYPEMIGDTLAARLGRGITYLSGEGGYSGEDKKVIFCVITRLEEAKLKSIVEEIDPTAFLAIGHIHDVSGGRFKKKKIH; from the coding sequence ATGGAAGGCACGGTGCCAAAAACGGTGCACAAAAAGGCCAGAAAACGGCGAATCGTCACGAGGGCGCTCACCATTTTGATCGGAGCCTTGCTCGTCTCCGTCGGTCTGGAAATCTTTCTTGTCCCCAACAAAATCATCGATGGCGGAGTGACGGGCTTGTCCATCATGCTGTCCCATCTGACAGGCGTCAGACTTGGCGTATTTTTGTTTGTCCTCAATCTTCCTTTCCTCATCATCGGTTACAACCAGATCGGCAAGACGTTTGCTATCTCCACCCTGTTCGGCGTAGCGGTCATGTCACTCGGGACATCGCTCCTCATCCCGGTTCCCAGCTTGACCCACGATCTGTTGCTTTCTGCAGTTTTCGGCGGCATCATCGTCGGAATCGGCGTCGGCCTGGTCATCCGGGCCGGCGGGTCATTGGACGGTACGGAAATCGTCGCGATCCTCCTGACGAAAAAAAGCCCGTTTTCCGTAGGCGAAGTCGTCATGTTTTTCAACATCTTCATCCTGGGCAGCGCGGGCTTCATTTTTGGCTGGGACCGGGCCATGTACTCCCTGATCGCGTACTACATCGCCTACAAAATGATCGATCTGACCATGGTCGGTCTCGAGCAATCCCGATCGGTTTACATCATCAGCGACTACCCGGAGATGATCGGCGATACCCTGGCAGCTCGGCTCGGCCGGGGAATCACGTATTTGAGCGGCGAGGGTGGATATTCCGGAGAGGACAAGAAGGTCATTTTTTGTGTCATTACCCGTCTGGAAGAAGCCAAGCTCAAGTCCATCGTAGAGGAAATCGACCCTACCGCCTTCCTGGCGATCGGCCATATCCACGATGTGTCCGGTGGCCGCTTCAAAAAGAAAAAGATCCATTGA
- a CDS encoding M14 family metallopeptidase — protein sequence MHVSTLWSNQGLFFSLNGQTAPKGIRTRLTIPSQMTVWEAAAVVEFAGRIGYHLPDLPLPVYENMFQTDQLDKNGHMLLSSSEKFHLVMGHNWDWLAKVIGEPIRELESVRQEGRQEGRQESGILLLVRQESRTILVVTGTSPQMTLHAARALVTERTGADALEAAVPLLIPPVVSFHPSGSAEQPAENRQLFSLHNLFTTEGIFRQREGELPSTLDVSLAVGTPRHEETVALVELAARMAQAAGSVCFPMTHTAGEEGRRDRFAIEIDTAVQSESELSLALLDDRHALRLISHSSRLVPFVRELIAEGLEPLDGWERDTWRHRFAALKSGCMDIALRAQLGMQAFTRNRSGQLRELQLPEHLAQPVELWQNYVAVNGEDDPVSIVTEPAEPIYTAKWDDPGELEEMEKYVSDAVGTLLGTLLPGTELDIEVTTTSSERTFREWSGRVQSHIREKWGVSARLVFRDANKSGLNWAMQEVLPQIKTMADVQRVELRTRAFRPSDKHLDLVHRFLQELYPFDAILSAELGLPIEQIALRLDEDAEAPMFSAAAFGHDGVELKVWSWEGWAESLLYMPDQSKRGYVMVPFAGVRLHEAATGRELASQSFPTNPYRFWKWYQQVVLPEVLERVGKNQGVPKFSRLECHVGMDAVEKKVPHLEENSSVMEALHEDIYFYTLHAMHDHGKKAGDPEWDAPGGILPFMHVEQGGRPWASVALYAFPNDHRIQVADSQQQTETLTPIPAALFEGARITALSRADKQRSFSIEGLAERQLQESCADWLASSSQKAIVASMDKRGSGHRGEKSIGEDLFVNEDVHNWLESNRKAILGQVTPIDFSLNGRWLWMVELFGQKIGAGMSSRPEKHGLYKPTFFINARHHANEVSSTNAALQFIDQLNREPQLLESVNLVIVPLENADGAALHARMAEENPCWKLHAARYNACGLEFAKYRFQDDVPFGESRVYPKVWERWAPDIVLDDHGIPSHEWIQPFSGYHSPPRFPVSYWIPSARMYTIWRELTEASPRQKEAYESLRTFLTKRLDADQAVAADNKDWLRTYERWGNDFDPVHFPIELSNGSIAYTRDSPINRASHDLIERFPEWVTADLMTEVNDETVYGKELSACRHAHHVVHQAIADWMKDRPIQLRQIKQLMPNGTTRIGLERSRPL from the coding sequence ATGCACGTAAGCACCCTATGGAGCAATCAAGGCCTCTTTTTCTCCCTGAATGGCCAAACGGCCCCAAAAGGCATTCGGACTCGCTTGACCATTCCGTCGCAAATGACGGTCTGGGAAGCGGCGGCGGTCGTAGAATTTGCCGGAAGAATCGGGTATCATCTGCCGGATTTGCCGCTGCCGGTCTATGAAAACATGTTTCAGACGGACCAGCTCGACAAGAACGGGCATATGCTCCTGTCGTCCTCTGAAAAGTTTCACCTCGTCATGGGGCACAACTGGGATTGGCTTGCGAAAGTTATAGGGGAGCCCATCCGAGAGTTGGAATCGGTACGGCAGGAAGGTCGGCAGGAAGGTCGGCAGGAGAGCGGCATCCTTCTGCTCGTTCGGCAGGAATCACGAACGATACTGGTCGTCACGGGGACATCGCCGCAAATGACACTGCACGCTGCACGCGCACTTGTGACGGAGCGAACGGGAGCCGACGCTCTCGAAGCAGCGGTTCCACTTCTCATACCGCCAGTCGTGTCCTTCCATCCATCGGGATCTGCCGAACAGCCAGCAGAAAACAGGCAGCTTTTCTCCCTGCACAACTTGTTTACGACGGAAGGAATTTTCCGACAGCGAGAGGGAGAATTGCCATCCACACTGGACGTCAGCCTGGCGGTAGGCACGCCGCGGCACGAGGAAACAGTCGCCTTGGTCGAGCTTGCCGCGAGAATGGCGCAAGCGGCTGGCTCTGTCTGCTTCCCCATGACGCATACGGCTGGCGAGGAGGGGCGTCGGGATCGTTTCGCCATCGAGATCGACACGGCTGTGCAAAGTGAATCGGAATTGTCTCTCGCCTTGCTGGATGATCGGCATGCGCTCAGACTGATCAGTCACTCATCTCGGCTGGTGCCCTTTGTCCGCGAGCTGATCGCAGAGGGACTGGAACCACTGGACGGCTGGGAGCGGGATACGTGGCGCCATCGCTTCGCTGCCCTGAAGAGCGGCTGTATGGACATTGCGCTTCGAGCGCAGCTCGGAATGCAAGCGTTTACTCGAAACCGCTCGGGACAGCTTCGCGAGCTGCAGCTTCCCGAGCATCTCGCCCAACCGGTGGAGCTGTGGCAGAACTACGTAGCCGTAAATGGGGAAGATGATCCGGTTTCCATCGTGACCGAGCCGGCTGAGCCAATATACACGGCGAAATGGGACGATCCTGGTGAACTGGAGGAGATGGAGAAGTATGTGAGCGATGCGGTCGGTACGCTCCTGGGAACACTCCTGCCGGGCACGGAACTGGATATTGAAGTGACGACGACCTCCAGCGAGCGTACCTTCCGGGAATGGTCCGGGCGGGTTCAATCGCACATCCGCGAAAAATGGGGAGTATCTGCGCGGCTGGTATTCCGGGACGCCAACAAATCCGGTTTGAACTGGGCCATGCAGGAAGTCTTGCCCCAGATCAAAACAATGGCGGACGTACAGCGTGTCGAACTGCGGACCCGGGCATTTCGGCCAAGCGACAAGCATCTCGACCTCGTGCATCGCTTTTTGCAAGAGCTGTATCCGTTTGACGCGATCCTGTCGGCTGAGCTCGGTCTGCCGATCGAACAAATTGCCCTTCGTCTGGATGAGGACGCAGAGGCACCGATGTTCTCGGCAGCAGCCTTTGGCCACGATGGCGTCGAGCTGAAAGTGTGGAGCTGGGAAGGGTGGGCGGAAAGCCTTCTGTACATGCCGGATCAGTCGAAGCGGGGGTATGTGATGGTGCCGTTTGCAGGTGTCCGCCTGCATGAGGCGGCAACGGGCCGCGAGCTCGCGAGCCAATCTTTCCCGACCAACCCGTATCGGTTCTGGAAATGGTATCAGCAGGTCGTGCTGCCCGAGGTATTGGAACGAGTCGGGAAGAATCAGGGTGTGCCCAAGTTTTCACGGCTGGAATGCCATGTAGGGATGGATGCGGTGGAGAAAAAGGTGCCCCATCTGGAAGAGAACAGCTCGGTCATGGAAGCCTTGCACGAAGACATCTACTTCTACACCTTGCACGCCATGCACGATCACGGGAAAAAGGCAGGCGACCCGGAATGGGACGCGCCGGGAGGAATCTTGCCCTTCATGCACGTGGAGCAAGGCGGCAGGCCTTGGGCAAGCGTCGCCCTGTACGCTTTTCCGAACGACCACCGGATACAAGTCGCGGACAGTCAGCAGCAAACAGAAACACTCACACCTATTCCTGCGGCCTTGTTCGAGGGAGCGAGAATCACAGCCTTGTCTCGGGCGGACAAGCAACGGTCTTTCTCCATCGAAGGATTGGCGGAGCGGCAGCTGCAGGAAAGCTGTGCGGATTGGCTGGCTTCCTCCTCCCAAAAAGCGATCGTGGCATCGATGGACAAGAGGGGTTCAGGACATAGAGGAGAGAAATCGATTGGCGAAGACCTTTTCGTAAACGAGGATGTCCACAATTGGCTGGAAAGCAACAGGAAAGCCATTTTGGGCCAGGTAACCCCCATTGATTTCTCCCTGAACGGCCGCTGGCTCTGGATGGTCGAACTGTTTGGGCAAAAAATCGGCGCCGGGATGTCTTCGCGCCCGGAAAAACATGGATTGTACAAGCCGACCTTTTTCATCAATGCCAGACATCACGCCAACGAAGTGTCCAGCACGAACGCCGCTTTGCAGTTCATCGATCAGCTCAATAGGGAACCACAGCTGCTCGAATCCGTCAATCTGGTAATCGTCCCGCTGGAGAATGCGGACGGTGCTGCTTTGCACGCCCGGATGGCGGAGGAAAATCCGTGCTGGAAGCTGCATGCGGCCCGCTACAATGCGTGCGGCCTCGAATTCGCCAAGTATCGGTTCCAGGACGATGTTCCGTTCGGAGAAAGTCGGGTCTACCCCAAAGTGTGGGAGCGCTGGGCACCGGATATTGTTCTCGACGACCACGGAATCCCGTCCCACGAATGGATCCAGCCGTTTAGCGGGTACCATAGCCCTCCGAGATTCCCGGTTTCCTACTGGATCCCGAGTGCGCGCATGTACACCATCTGGCGGGAGCTCACCGAAGCGTCGCCTAGGCAAAAGGAAGCTTACGAATCGCTCCGTACCTTCCTAACGAAAAGGCTGGATGCGGATCAGGCTGTTGCCGCCGACAACAAAGACTGGCTCCGAACGTACGAACGGTGGGGGAATGATTTCGATCCCGTCCACTTCCCGATCGAACTGTCAAACGGCAGCATCGCTTATACGCGCGATAGTCCAATCAATCGCGCATCTCATGATCTTATCGAGCGTTTCCCGGAATGGGTGACTGCGGATCTGATGACGGAGGTCAATGACGAGACCGTCTATGGAAAAGAGCTTTCTGCATGCAGGCACGCCCACCATGTCGTGCATCAGGCGATCGCGGACTGGATGAAGGACAGGCCAATCCAGCTGCGCCAGATCAAGCAGCTCATGCCGAATGGGACGACCCGGATCGGCTTGGAGCGCTCCAGACCCTTGTAG
- a CDS encoding DUF969 domain-containing protein — protein sequence MVLIGVAIVIIGFIVRLNPLLVVTVAGLVTGLVAQQSLYDIIEQFGKAFTTNRYMAIFIATLPVIGLLERYGLREQAEAIVSKIKAATAGRIINVYFFIREVAAVFGLTSIGGHAQMVRPLVAPMAEGAAEAKYGKDIPDDVRQKIRAHSAAADNIGVFFGEDVFIAIGAILLMKGFFDQNNIPSDPLKMAMWAIPTAIAALIVHSIRLYMLDRSLDRRLGQSNKKAVGKGE from the coding sequence ATGGTTCTGATTGGCGTCGCGATTGTTATCATCGGTTTCATCGTCCGGTTAAATCCACTGTTGGTCGTAACCGTAGCAGGTCTCGTCACGGGGCTTGTCGCCCAGCAATCCTTATACGATATCATCGAGCAATTCGGCAAGGCGTTTACGACCAACCGCTACATGGCGATTTTTATCGCCACGCTTCCCGTCATCGGCCTGTTGGAACGATATGGCCTCCGCGAACAGGCCGAAGCCATCGTCTCCAAAATCAAGGCAGCGACGGCGGGCCGCATCATCAATGTCTACTTTTTCATTCGGGAAGTGGCAGCCGTGTTCGGACTGACGTCCATCGGCGGACATGCCCAGATGGTCCGCCCGTTGGTAGCACCGATGGCGGAAGGGGCGGCAGAAGCCAAGTACGGAAAAGACATTCCGGACGACGTTCGCCAAAAAATTCGCGCACACTCCGCAGCAGCCGACAACATCGGAGTATTTTTCGGGGAAGATGTCTTTATTGCCATTGGCGCCATCTTGCTGATGAAAGGCTTCTTCGATCAGAACAACATCCCGTCCGATCCGCTCAAGATGGCCATGTGGGCGATTCCGACCGCGATCGCAGCGCTCATTGTGCACAGCATCCGCTTGTATATGCTCGATCGATCGCTGGATCGCAGACTGGGCCAATCCAACAAGAAAGCCGTAGGAAAGGGGGAATAG
- a CDS encoding DUF979 domain-containing protein: protein MFISMEAVYVYLGLFTVLGSLFTFRDQKNPRRVTSGLFYLLYGITLMLGSIIPPFVMGLLVIVMVIIVGTGGLKVGSYGEASSEERQQNRKRLGNKLLLPALLIPIITILGTTGLKDVKIGDMFILDQKNITLVSLAIATLIALIVGIMMTKSNPMTPVKESRRLLEAIGWAAVLPQMLATLGTIFTSAGVGKVVSDLVSTIIPTHSLFWVVFAYCVGMALFTMIMGNAFAAFPVMTAGIAVPLLIGQFGVDANHLAAIGMFAGYCGTLMTPMAANFNIVPAALLDLKDKNHVIRVQIPTALILLCFNIALLYFISL from the coding sequence ATGTTCATCTCGATGGAGGCCGTATACGTCTATCTCGGTTTGTTCACCGTACTAGGTAGTTTGTTCACTTTCCGCGATCAAAAAAATCCGCGGCGCGTCACGTCCGGATTGTTCTATCTTCTTTACGGAATCACCTTGATGCTCGGCAGCATCATCCCACCGTTTGTCATGGGTCTTCTGGTCATCGTCATGGTCATCATCGTTGGGACAGGCGGCCTCAAGGTAGGCAGCTACGGGGAGGCGAGCAGCGAGGAGCGCCAGCAAAACCGCAAGCGCCTGGGCAACAAGCTGCTGCTGCCTGCGCTGCTCATCCCGATCATCACGATTCTCGGGACGACCGGACTGAAAGATGTGAAGATCGGGGACATGTTTATCCTGGATCAGAAGAACATCACGCTCGTATCTCTGGCGATCGCTACTCTTATTGCTCTCATCGTGGGCATCATGATGACCAAGAGCAATCCGATGACGCCTGTCAAAGAATCTCGGCGCCTGCTGGAGGCAATCGGCTGGGCAGCTGTGCTGCCGCAGATGCTGGCAACGCTCGGTACGATTTTTACCAGCGCAGGTGTCGGGAAAGTCGTTTCGGACCTGGTGAGCACCATCATTCCGACGCATTCCCTGTTCTGGGTGGTCTTCGCGTATTGCGTAGGGATGGCCCTGTTCACCATGATCATGGGCAATGCCTTCGCCGCTTTTCCGGTCATGACGGCGGGGATTGCCGTGCCGCTGCTGATCGGCCAGTTCGGCGTAGATGCCAACCACTTGGCGGCCATCGGGATGTTCGCGGGGTATTGCGGCACCCTGATGACACCGATGGCGGCGAACTTCAATATCGTTCCCGCGGCGCTGCTCGACTTGAAAGACAAGAACCACGTCATTCGAGTCCAGATCCCAACTGCGCTGATTCTCCTTTGCTTCAACATCGCGCTGCTTTATTTTATTTCGCTCTAG